In Polaribacter sp. L3A8, a genomic segment contains:
- a CDS encoding di-heme oxidoreductase family protein, giving the protein MKYFFYVLIFFLFSCTTDEFSEEEYIDINYEADEENLVSDLSIEAFTGEKAFGRSIPGLSNLELAFFGVGNAMFEQSWVSAPATTTSRDGLGPIFNARACATCHSNDGRGTPLLENGAVSEGFLIRLSSGNDLITGPIGIANYGGQLQDNSNLGIDKEATINVHFETITGSYSDGEAYELRKPTYTIVNENYGSLNNPKQSPRVGPQVIGLGFIDALSEASILANEDINDIDGDGISGKANYVWNVKESKSTIGKFGWKANQPTLEQQVAGAFNGDMGLTSSLFPDENCPHGVDCSKLNNGNNVNETVEVPDTQMSRIMVYQAAISVPKRRDFKTIDVLEGKQLFNDLACVTCHVNNFTTGNDYSLLTQLENITIRPYSDFLLHDMGDELADNRADFLADGNEWRTQPLWGLGLIEEVNKHTFLLHDGRARNIEEAILWHGGEAENAKNNFKKLSKEKREQLLKFLNSL; this is encoded by the coding sequence ATGAAGTATTTTTTTTACGTTCTAATTTTTTTCCTTTTCTCTTGTACAACTGATGAGTTTTCTGAAGAAGAATATATAGACATTAATTACGAAGCAGACGAAGAAAATCTAGTATCGGATTTATCTATAGAAGCTTTTACAGGAGAAAAAGCATTTGGTAGATCAATTCCAGGATTATCAAATTTAGAACTCGCTTTTTTTGGTGTTGGTAATGCCATGTTTGAGCAAAGTTGGGTTTCTGCACCTGCAACCACTACTTCTAGAGATGGTTTAGGTCCCATATTTAATGCAAGAGCTTGTGCTACTTGTCACTCTAATGATGGTAGAGGAACTCCTTTATTAGAAAACGGAGCAGTTTCCGAAGGCTTTTTAATCCGTTTAAGTTCTGGAAACGATTTAATTACAGGCCCAATTGGTATTGCTAATTACGGAGGTCAATTACAAGACAATTCTAATTTAGGCATAGATAAAGAAGCAACCATTAATGTGCATTTCGAAACAATTACAGGTAGCTATTCTGATGGAGAAGCTTACGAACTAAGAAAACCAACCTATACAATTGTAAATGAAAATTATGGTTCTTTAAACAACCCAAAACAATCTCCACGTGTTGGTCCACAAGTAATTGGTTTAGGTTTTATAGATGCTTTAAGCGAAGCTAGCATTTTAGCAAACGAAGATATTAATGATATTGATGGAGACGGAATTTCTGGAAAAGCAAATTATGTTTGGAATGTTAAAGAGTCTAAATCTACCATTGGTAAATTTGGATGGAAAGCCAATCAACCAACATTAGAACAACAAGTTGCTGGCGCTTTTAATGGAGATATGGGTTTAACGTCTTCTTTATTTCCGGATGAAAATTGTCCGCATGGTGTAGATTGTAGCAAATTAAATAATGGCAATAATGTTAATGAAACAGTAGAAGTACCAGATACTCAAATGAGCAGAATAATGGTATACCAAGCAGCTATTTCTGTACCAAAAAGAAGAGATTTTAAAACGATTGATGTCTTAGAAGGGAAACAGTTATTTAATGATTTAGCTTGTGTTACTTGCCATGTAAACAATTTTACAACAGGCAATGACTACTCATTATTAACACAACTAGAAAATATAACTATTAGACCTTATTCAGATTTTTTATTGCATGATATGGGTGATGAATTAGCAGATAATAGAGCCGATTTTTTAGCTGATGGAAACGAATGGAGAACACAACCTCTTTGGGGTTTAGGCTTAATCGAAGAAGTTAATAAGCATACTTTTTTATTACACGATGGTAGAGCCAGAAATATTGAAGAAGCTATTTTATGGCATGGTGGCGAAGCAGAAAACGCTAAGAATAACTTCAAAAAATTATCAAAAGAAAAACGAGAACAACTACTTAAATTTTTAAACTCATTATAA
- a CDS encoding imelysin family protein yields the protein MKKHFFFFLSAITFLSSCSKENSNSSSAIHLFHEEYYSVNILPSLNNFKAAIEKQITLTEDFKTNTTQENFTLLQTQWVNCASTFSKTRVYNVVDVKSLYYDIIIYNFPAKPSFIESNILEKTTFNTDYVSNSSTVSKGLAAMEYLLYNENGTKNSLTLLQEDTFRVNYLLAITKENLRQINLLIDFWEQGYKDTFKNYKSLSCIENARCLAFNQLINIIDIIRVTKIGKPAGLEKTPNTDVELLEAYRSKSSLKLIQSSLEEIQNAYALSSVNFANIVDEISDSSEISTEINNSFNTVFNNIDAIDIDLYTAISNGDKSVETLYNSLFDLIKYFSVDAASTLSVNVLPTDNDGD from the coding sequence ATGAAAAAACATTTTTTCTTTTTTCTATCTGCAATAACATTCCTTTCTTCTTGTAGTAAAGAAAATTCAAATTCATCATCTGCAATACATCTTTTTCACGAAGAATATTACAGCGTAAATATATTGCCGTCTTTAAACAATTTTAAGGCAGCTATAGAAAAACAAATAACACTTACAGAAGATTTTAAAACCAATACAACGCAAGAAAACTTTACGTTATTACAAACGCAATGGGTAAATTGTGCAAGTACTTTTTCTAAAACACGTGTATATAATGTAGTAGATGTAAAGTCTTTATATTATGATATTATAATTTATAATTTCCCAGCAAAACCAAGTTTTATTGAAAGCAATATTCTAGAAAAAACAACTTTTAATACCGATTATGTTAGCAATAGCAGTACGGTTTCTAAAGGATTGGCAGCAATGGAATATTTACTTTATAATGAAAATGGTACAAAAAACAGTCTTACTCTTTTGCAAGAGGATACCTTTAGGGTAAATTATTTATTAGCCATTACAAAAGAAAATTTAAGGCAAATAAACCTATTAATCGATTTTTGGGAACAAGGTTACAAAGACACTTTTAAGAACTACAAAAGCTTGTCTTGTATAGAAAACGCACGTTGTTTGGCATTTAATCAACTTATAAATATTATAGATATTATTAGAGTTACCAAAATAGGAAAACCTGCAGGATTAGAAAAAACACCTAATACAGATGTAGAACTTTTAGAAGCATATAGAAGTAAAAGTTCTTTAAAATTGATACAAAGTTCTTTAGAGGAAATACAAAATGCCTATGCTTTAAGTAGCGTTAATTTTGCCAATATTGTTGATGAAATATCAGATTCATCAGAAATATCTACGGAAATAAATAATAGTTTTAATACTGTTTTTAATAATATTGATGCTATTGATATCGATTTGTATACTGCCATTTCTAATGGAGATAAAAGTGTAGAAACCTTGTATAATTCTTTATTCGATTTAATAAAATATTTCTCTGTAGATGCTGCAAGCACGCTGTCTGTAAACGTATTACCAACCGATAATGATGGAGATTAA
- a CDS encoding TonB-dependent receptor family protein, translated as MKFRIIFIILALLQTAIYSQYKVSGTVVSDDNKPLKKVQIYNESGGLLTETDALGKFLFSIDTETISLVFYTDNFKVERTVLSAANYVEVKIVLNSFSEELSEIEIKARKRKVFELKRLKDVEGTSIFAGKKTEVVLVNQSAAALSTNNARQIFNQVAGLNIYQNDDAGLQLNIGGRGLDPNRTANFNTRQNGYDISADVLGYPESYYTPASEGLDEIQVIRGAASLQYGTQFGGLVNFVTKKPTEDQEIVFRNTVGSNGLYTNFTSLSDTHGKFSYYTYVNYKKGDGFRPNSEFESTNVFAHLGYQINDKSKLSAEVTGLKYLAQQAGGLTDQMFNEDPLQSNRARNWFQVKWFLYNLKWEHAFSDNTNFSFSFFGLDASRDALGFRTNRVSQVDSGEERDLIKGTFKNYGFESRLVSNYTLFDKKSTFLIGTKFYKANNTNMQGPGSDGSDADFNMYLDQYPEYPRQSDSKFPNLNVSLFGENIIYVNDKLSITPGFRLEYINTKRDEIIKDIVTDAAGNVINENLRDEEETNERSFVLLGLGSSYKLNRTTEFYGNISQNYRSVTFSDISTANPAFEISPDISDEKGFTIDAGFRGNYKNFFSYDANVFGLFYNDRINIYTRDDGKAERANIGDARILGVESLIDFNIKKLFTNNSDYVLNYFINSSFITSEYTESDINGVEGNEVEFIPNVNIKTGARFGYKDFLASIQYSYLSRQFSDATNATGGSISGVTGEIPAYDILDFSASYKYKFMKIETGVNNLLDNSYFTRRATGYPGPGIIPSAPRNYYVTLEFKF; from the coding sequence ATGAAGTTTAGAATCATTTTTATCATTCTTGCCTTACTACAAACAGCCATTTATAGTCAGTATAAAGTTTCTGGAACCGTAGTTTCTGACGATAATAAGCCCTTAAAAAAAGTACAGATTTATAATGAATCTGGCGGATTATTAACAGAAACAGATGCTTTAGGAAAATTTTTATTTTCTATTGATACAGAAACAATTTCGTTGGTTTTTTATACGGATAATTTTAAAGTAGAAAGAACCGTTTTAAGCGCAGCAAACTACGTTGAGGTAAAAATTGTCTTAAACTCGTTTTCAGAAGAATTATCAGAAATAGAGATAAAGGCAAGAAAACGTAAGGTTTTTGAGCTAAAAAGATTAAAAGATGTAGAAGGAACTTCGATTTTTGCAGGTAAAAAAACAGAAGTAGTTTTGGTAAATCAATCTGCGGCAGCATTATCAACAAACAATGCACGTCAGATTTTTAACCAAGTTGCAGGTTTAAATATTTATCAGAATGATGATGCAGGTTTGCAATTAAATATTGGTGGTAGAGGTTTAGACCCTAACAGAACTGCTAATTTTAATACGCGTCAGAATGGATATGATATTAGTGCAGATGTTTTAGGATATCCAGAAAGTTATTATACGCCAGCATCCGAAGGATTGGATGAAATACAGGTAATTCGTGGCGCAGCTTCTTTGCAATACGGAACGCAATTTGGTGGTTTGGTAAATTTTGTAACCAAGAAACCAACAGAAGATCAAGAAATCGTTTTTAGAAATACGGTAGGTAGTAATGGTTTGTACACTAACTTTACCAGTTTAAGCGATACACACGGTAAATTTAGTTATTACACGTATGTCAACTATAAAAAAGGAGATGGATTTAGACCCAATTCTGAGTTTGAATCTACAAACGTATTTGCACACTTAGGATATCAAATTAATGATAAAAGTAAATTATCTGCAGAGGTTACGGGTTTAAAATATCTAGCACAACAAGCAGGTGGTTTAACAGATCAAATGTTTAATGAAGACCCTTTACAGAGCAATAGAGCGCGTAATTGGTTTCAGGTAAAATGGTTTTTGTACAATCTAAAGTGGGAACACGCTTTTTCTGATAATACCAACTTTTCTTTTAGTTTCTTTGGTTTAGATGCTTCTAGAGATGCCTTGGGTTTTAGAACCAATAGAGTAAGTCAGGTAGATTCTGGTGAGGAAAGAGATTTGATAAAAGGGACATTTAAAAACTATGGTTTTGAGTCGCGTTTGGTAAGTAATTACACGTTGTTCGATAAAAAATCTACCTTTTTAATTGGTACAAAATTTTACAAAGCAAACAATACCAATATGCAAGGACCTGGTTCTGATGGATCGGATGCAGATTTTAATATGTATTTAGATCAGTATCCAGAGTATCCAAGACAATCGGATAGTAAATTTCCAAATCTAAATGTGTCTTTATTTGGTGAAAATATTATTTATGTAAATGATAAATTATCAATAACACCTGGTTTTAGATTAGAATACATCAACACAAAAAGAGACGAGATTATAAAAGACATTGTAACAGATGCTGCGGGAAATGTAATTAATGAAAACTTAAGAGATGAAGAAGAAACAAATGAAAGAAGTTTTGTTTTATTAGGTTTAGGTTCTAGTTATAAACTGAATAGAACAACAGAGTTTTATGGTAATATTTCTCAGAATTACCGTTCTGTAACCTTTTCTGATATTAGTACTGCAAACCCTGCTTTTGAAATTTCTCCTGATATTTCTGATGAAAAAGGATTTACAATTGATGCAGGTTTCCGTGGCAATTATAAAAACTTCTTTTCTTATGATGCCAATGTTTTTGGATTGTTTTATAATGATAGAATTAATATTTATACAAGAGACGATGGTAAAGCAGAAAGAGCTAATATTGGTGATGCAAGAATTTTAGGAGTTGAAAGTTTGATCGATTTTAATATTAAAAAGTTGTTTACAAACAATTCTGATTATGTCTTAAATTACTTTATCAACTCTTCTTTTATAACATCAGAATATACCGAATCTGATATTAATGGAGTAGAAGGGAATGAGGTAGAATTTATACCAAACGTTAATATTAAAACAGGTGCTCGTTTTGGATACAAAGATTTTTTAGCAAGTATTCAATACTCTTATTTATCTCGTCAGTTTTCTGATGCTACCAATGCAACAGGCGGAAGTATTAGTGGCGTTACAGGAGAAATACCGGCCTATGATATTTTAGACTTTTCTGCTTCTTACAAATACAAGTTTATGAAGATAGAAACGGGTGTAAACAACCTTTTAGATAACAGTTATTTTACGCGTAGAGCAACGGGATATCCTGGACCAGGAATTATACCTTCTGCACCAAGAAACTATTATGTTACTTTAGAGTTTAAGTTTTAA
- a CDS encoding HTTM domain-containing protein, which translates to MKLLKYNFKEQTNAAPLAVFRLFFGFMMFASIVRFWANGWIEKLYLVPKFHFSYYGLSFIKPIGNYTYLLFVICGLSALFVAFGYKYRMAIITFFLSFGYIEFMDKTTYLNHYYFISVISFVLIFLPASAVFSVDNLRTKKKYLNIPKWTIDIIKVLLGVVYFYAGLAKLNSDWLFRAMPLKIWLPSKYDLPLIGNTLMQQDWFHFAMAWSGMLYDLSIPFLLLYKRTRVFAFVIVVFFHVFTRILFPIGMFPFIMIVSTLIFFEAGFHEKIIGFIKKLVFNLSPRAQSRGLVLKQNYQFSKTKIKFVLPILITFLVIQLLLPFRSLLYPGELFWTEEGYRFSWRVMLMEKAGITNFRIVNTKTGSFFMVDNKDFLTPFQEKQMSYQPDFILEYAHYLGNHFKSQGHKNIAIFADSYVALNGRLSTRYINPKVDLYQQKENFKHKDWIVPFSSKIKIKGI; encoded by the coding sequence ATGAAACTTTTAAAATACAATTTTAAAGAACAAACAAATGCAGCTCCTTTAGCTGTTTTTCGTTTGTTTTTTGGTTTTATGATGTTTGCAAGTATCGTACGTTTTTGGGCAAACGGGTGGATAGAAAAACTGTACTTAGTACCCAAATTTCATTTTTCTTATTACGGCCTTAGTTTTATAAAACCTATTGGCAATTACACCTATTTATTGTTTGTTATTTGTGGTTTATCTGCCTTATTTGTAGCGTTTGGTTATAAGTATAGAATGGCAATTATTACCTTTTTTCTATCTTTTGGTTATATAGAATTTATGGATAAAACAACGTACTTAAACCATTATTACTTTATAAGTGTTATTAGTTTTGTGCTTATTTTTTTACCTGCAAGTGCTGTTTTTTCTGTTGATAATTTACGGACTAAAAAGAAGTACCTAAACATTCCAAAATGGACTATAGATATTATTAAAGTCCTTTTAGGCGTTGTGTATTTTTATGCAGGTTTGGCAAAATTAAATTCAGATTGGTTGTTTAGAGCAATGCCTTTAAAAATATGGTTACCTTCTAAGTATGATCTTCCTTTAATAGGCAACACTTTAATGCAACAAGATTGGTTTCATTTTGCAATGGCTTGGTCTGGCATGTTGTACGATTTAAGTATTCCGTTTTTACTGTTATACAAAAGAACACGAGTTTTTGCTTTTGTAATTGTGGTCTTTTTTCATGTTTTTACAAGAATTTTGTTCCCAATTGGTATGTTTCCTTTTATTATGATTGTTTCTACCTTGATATTTTTTGAAGCAGGTTTTCATGAGAAAATAATCGGTTTTATTAAAAAATTAGTATTCAATTTGTCTCCTCGAGCGCAGTCGAGAGGTCTTGTTTTAAAGCAAAACTATCAATTCTCAAAAACGAAAATAAAGTTTGTTTTACCAATTTTAATTACGTTTTTAGTTATTCAACTACTTTTACCTTTTAGATCGTTATTATATCCGGGAGAATTATTTTGGACAGAAGAAGGCTACCGTTTTTCTTGGCGCGTTATGTTAATGGAAAAAGCAGGAATAACAAATTTTAGAATTGTAAACACTAAAACAGGCAGTTTTTTTATGGTTGATAATAAAGATTTTTTAACTCCGTTTCAAGAAAAGCAAATGAGTTATCAGCCAGATTTTATCTTAGAATATGCACATTATTTAGGAAATCACTTTAAAAGTCAGGGCCATAAAAATATTGCTATTTTTGCAGATAGTTACGTGGCTTTAAACGGAAGGCTAAGTACAAGATATATAAACCCAAAAGTAGATTTATATCAACAAAAAGAAAACTTTAAACACAAAGATTGGATTGTTCCGTTTTCGTCAAAAATAAAAATTAAAGGAATTTAA
- a CDS encoding imelysin family protein has translation MIKNFCILFLSIVLFASCSSSGEGEVVATDNFDRAAMLTNIADNIIVPAYNDFSAKLTTLKTAGETFTATPDQTNLDALRTSWLAAYTTWQQVEMFNIGKAEELQYSFYMNIYPLTVADVEKNISNGTYDLDSSNNHDAQGFPALDYLLYGVADTDTAILAKYTTDANAVGYKKYITDVLNQMSNLTAQVVTDWTSYRNEFVTSTANTVTSAGNMLVNDYIFYYEKGLRANKIGTPVGNFSTNPLPEKVEGFYSRVYSKELALEALNAVVNLFEGKHYNATTKGVSFSDYLIAIDKANVSTAIINQNTVAKTQINTLNANFYEQINTNDVAMRKAYDELQKVVVFLKVDMLQAFNISVDYVDADGD, from the coding sequence ATGATTAAAAATTTTTGTATCCTTTTTCTATCAATCGTTCTTTTTGCTTCTTGTAGTTCTTCTGGTGAAGGAGAAGTGGTAGCAACAGATAATTTTGATAGAGCAGCAATGCTAACTAATATTGCAGATAATATTATTGTACCAGCTTATAATGATTTTAGTGCTAAATTAACAACATTAAAAACTGCAGGAGAAACGTTTACTGCCACTCCAGACCAAACAAATTTAGATGCTTTAAGAACATCTTGGTTAGCAGCATATACCACTTGGCAACAAGTAGAAATGTTTAATATTGGTAAAGCAGAAGAATTACAATATTCTTTTTACATGAATATTTACCCTTTAACGGTTGCCGATGTAGAAAAGAATATTTCTAACGGAACGTACGATTTAGATAGCTCCAACAACCACGATGCACAAGGTTTCCCTGCATTAGATTATTTATTATATGGTGTTGCAGATACAGATACTGCTATTCTTGCAAAATATACTACAGATGCAAATGCGGTTGGTTACAAAAAATACATAACAGACGTTTTAAACCAAATGAGTAATTTAACAGCGCAAGTTGTTACAGATTGGACTTCTTATAGAAATGAGTTTGTTACAAGTACTGCTAACACGGTTACAAGTGCAGGAAACATGTTGGTAAATGATTATATTTTTTATTACGAAAAAGGTTTAAGAGCAAATAAAATAGGAACTCCTGTAGGTAATTTTTCTACAAATCCTTTACCAGAAAAAGTAGAAGGTTTTTATAGTAGGGTTTATTCTAAAGAATTGGCATTAGAAGCTTTAAACGCAGTTGTAAATTTATTTGAAGGTAAACATTACAATGCTACTACAAAAGGAGTCAGTTTTAGTGATTATTTAATCGCAATTGATAAAGCAAATGTTTCTACAGCAATTATCAATCAAAATACTGTTGCTAAAACGCAGATTAATACATTAAATGCTAATTTTTACGAGCAGATAAATACAAATGATGTTGCCATGAGAAAGGCTTACGATGAATTACAAAAAGTAGTTGTTTTCTTAAAAGTTGATATGTTACAAGCATTTAATATAAGTGTAGATTATGTTGATGCAGACGGAGATTAA
- a CDS encoding DUF4856 domain-containing protein — protein sequence MKKVILSLAIVATLISCNNNDNDNDNPTVAPSNYSFERNGASTVSYSGQTTRILMGEELLDALKVPTETVASLAGKFAHSEGDSDFTDANLNTSDKSIRSKTAASTDFFAANSTDAAAIKTQFDTWISAQVNEVFTNWNVDASAGVAGQIQQSGGGSVRYINAKGLEYNQAINKGLIGALVVDQILNNYLSTAVLDAGTNVADNDADVLLDGKKYTSMEHKWDEAFGYLYAVEPDATAPVLNNDSFLNEYLSRVNDDTDFAGIADDIYNAFTLGRAAIVNNDYTTRDSQAEIIKEKISEVIAVRGIYYLQQGKKSLAVDKASAFHALSEAVGFIYSLQFTRQPNSTEPYLSKTEVDTILSRLQSGNGFWDVTAATLDEVSETIAAKFNFTVAQAGS from the coding sequence ATGAAAAAAGTAATTCTATCGTTAGCAATTGTAGCAACATTAATCTCTTGTAATAATAACGACAACGATAATGACAACCCAACGGTTGCACCATCAAACTATAGTTTTGAGAGAAATGGAGCTTCAACAGTTAGTTATAGTGGGCAAACTACAAGAATTCTAATGGGAGAAGAGTTGTTAGATGCTTTAAAAGTACCTACAGAAACAGTAGCTTCTTTAGCAGGTAAATTTGCACATTCGGAAGGAGATTCTGATTTTACCGACGCTAATTTAAATACGTCAGATAAAAGTATTAGAAGTAAAACAGCTGCGTCTACAGATTTTTTCGCTGCAAACTCAACGGATGCTGCTGCTATAAAAACACAGTTTGATACTTGGATTTCTGCACAAGTAAATGAGGTTTTTACAAATTGGAATGTAGATGCATCTGCTGGTGTTGCAGGTCAAATACAACAATCTGGTGGTGGATCTGTAAGGTATATTAATGCAAAAGGATTAGAATATAACCAAGCAATTAATAAAGGACTTATTGGAGCTTTAGTTGTAGACCAAATTTTAAACAATTATTTAAGCACTGCTGTTTTAGATGCAGGTACAAATGTTGCTGATAATGATGCAGATGTTTTATTAGACGGTAAAAAGTACACTTCTATGGAGCATAAATGGGATGAAGCTTTTGGTTACTTATATGCAGTAGAACCAGACGCTACAGCACCTGTTTTAAATAACGACAGTTTTTTAAACGAGTATTTAAGTAGAGTAAATGACGATACTGACTTTGCAGGTATTGCAGACGATATTTACAATGCATTTACTTTAGGTAGAGCTGCAATTGTAAATAACGATTATACTACAAGAGATAGTCAGGCAGAAATTATTAAAGAAAAAATTTCTGAAGTAATTGCTGTAAGAGGTATTTACTATTTACAACAAGGTAAAAAATCTTTAGCTGTAGATAAAGCATCTGCTTTTCATGCATTATCAGAAGCAGTTGGTTTTATTTATAGCCTACAGTTTACTAGACAACCAAATTCTACAGAACCATATTTATCAAAAACAGAAGTAGATACTATTTTAAGTAGGCTACAATCTGGTAATGGTTTTTGGGATGTTACCGCAGCTACTTTAGATGAGGTATCAGAAACTATTGCAGCAAAATTCAATTTTACAGTTGCACAAGCAGGTAGTTAA
- a CDS encoding bifunctional metallophosphatase/5'-nucleotidase, producing the protein MKFTKSLLYFLSILFLASCNKDDQKIDFTFLQLNDVYEIAPIQGGEYGGMARVETVHKELLQENPNTMLFMAGDFLNPSLLGTIKVDGERVRGKQMVEVMNAMNFDLVAFGNHEFDVSKQDLQKRLNESTFSWITANVKQKTKEAAIPFYKEVNGHKEHVGETFIKEFSDADGTKIKVGFISVCIPSNPKEFVEYSNMFVKARAAYAAVKDSVDVVFGLTHVKINNDKRIAKLIPNLPLIMGGHEHTNSYDTIGNVLIAKADANAKTVYVHRISYDKKTKKTSVKSELKEINATIKSDEKVAEIVNKWQTILTSKIKEIIQNPDEVIFKASTPLDGRDTPIRSTQTNLGQLITKAMSFGFNDEVDCALVNGGSIRIDDQLSGHITAVDIFRVLPYGGEVLKVEIKGRLLKRVLDYGVLAAGNGAYLQRYNAEKVGDTWMVKNQELDINKTYTVAFSDYLLKGFDIPFLSEENKEVLSIYTPKAEELNFDIRKAVISYLKTI; encoded by the coding sequence ATGAAATTCACAAAATCACTTCTATACTTTTTATCAATCTTATTTTTAGCGTCTTGTAATAAAGATGATCAGAAAATTGATTTTACATTTCTGCAACTAAATGACGTGTATGAGATTGCACCGATACAAGGAGGAGAATATGGCGGAATGGCAAGAGTAGAAACTGTTCATAAAGAATTGCTGCAAGAAAACCCAAATACGATGCTTTTTATGGCGGGAGATTTTTTAAATCCGTCTTTACTAGGAACCATAAAAGTAGACGGAGAAAGAGTACGAGGTAAACAAATGGTTGAGGTTATGAATGCTATGAATTTTGATTTGGTAGCGTTTGGTAATCATGAGTTTGATGTTTCTAAACAAGACCTTCAGAAAAGATTAAATGAAAGTACTTTTTCTTGGATAACTGCCAACGTAAAGCAAAAAACAAAAGAAGCAGCAATTCCTTTTTACAAAGAAGTAAATGGTCATAAAGAACATGTAGGAGAAACATTTATCAAAGAATTTTCTGATGCTGATGGAACAAAAATTAAAGTAGGTTTTATAAGTGTTTGCATTCCGTCTAATCCAAAAGAGTTTGTAGAATATAGTAATATGTTTGTAAAAGCAAGAGCTGCTTATGCTGCTGTAAAAGATTCTGTAGATGTTGTTTTTGGTTTAACACACGTTAAAATAAATAATGATAAAAGAATTGCAAAGTTAATACCAAATTTACCGCTAATTATGGGCGGTCATGAACACACCAATTCTTATGATACTATAGGTAACGTGCTTATTGCTAAAGCAGATGCCAATGCAAAAACAGTATATGTACATAGAATTTCTTATGATAAGAAAACAAAGAAAACGAGTGTAAAATCTGAATTAAAAGAAATTAATGCAACGATAAAATCGGATGAAAAAGTTGCTGAAATAGTTAACAAATGGCAAACTATTTTAACATCAAAAATTAAAGAAATTATTCAGAATCCAGATGAAGTTATTTTTAAAGCTTCAACACCTTTAGACGGTAGAGATACACCAATTAGAAGTACACAAACCAATTTAGGGCAACTTATTACCAAGGCAATGTCTTTTGGTTTTAATGATGAGGTAGATTGTGCGTTGGTTAATGGAGGTTCTATAAGAATTGATGATCAGCTAAGTGGTCATATTACCGCAGTAGATATTTTTAGAGTATTGCCTTACGGAGGCGAAGTCTTAAAAGTAGAAATTAAAGGAAGATTATTAAAAAGAGTGTTAGATTATGGTGTTTTGGCTGCAGGAAATGGCGCTTATCTACAACGCTATAATGCAGAAAAAGTAGGGGATACCTGGATGGTTAAAAACCAAGAGTTAGACATCAATAAAACGTATACGGTTGCATTTTCTGACTATTTATTAAAAGGGTTTGATATTCCTTTTTTATCCGAAGAAAACAAAGAAGTGCTTTCTATTTATACGCCTAAAGCAGAAGAACTAAATTTTGATATTAGAAAAGCCGTTATTTCTTATTTAAAAACCATCTAA